A single genomic interval of Streptomyces sp. BA2 harbors:
- the bdeA gene encoding bis(hydroxyethyl) terephthalate hydrolase gives MRAALAAAVATAGLLGTGLAPGAQAAADNPYERGPAPTVSSIEAARGSYAVSQTSVSSLSVSGFGGGTVYYPSSTADGTFGAVVISPGFTAYQSSIAWLGPRLASQGFVVFTIDTNTTLDQPDSRGRQLLAALDYLTKSSSVRGRVDASRLGVMGHSMGGGGSLEAAKSRTSLKAAIPLTGWNADKTWPELRTPTLVVGADGDTVAPVSSHSEPFYQSLPSTLDKAYLELNGATHFTPNSSNTTIAKYSISWLKRFIDNDTRYEQFLCPLPRPSLTIEEYRGNCPHGS, from the coding sequence ATGCGGGCCGCTCTGGCCGCCGCGGTCGCCACCGCGGGCCTCCTTGGCACCGGCCTCGCGCCCGGCGCCCAGGCCGCCGCGGACAACCCGTACGAGCGCGGCCCCGCACCCACCGTCTCCAGCATCGAGGCCGCGCGCGGCTCGTACGCCGTCTCGCAGACCAGCGTCTCGTCGCTGAGCGTGTCCGGCTTCGGCGGCGGCACGGTCTACTACCCGTCGTCCACCGCCGACGGCACCTTCGGCGCGGTCGTCATCTCCCCGGGCTTCACCGCCTACCAGTCGAGCATCGCCTGGCTCGGGCCGCGGCTCGCCTCCCAGGGCTTCGTGGTCTTCACCATCGACACCAACACGACGCTCGACCAGCCCGACAGCCGGGGACGCCAACTTCTGGCCGCGCTGGACTACTTGACGAAGTCCAGCTCGGTGCGGGGCCGCGTCGACGCCTCCCGGCTGGGTGTGATGGGGCACTCGATGGGCGGCGGCGGCAGCCTGGAGGCCGCCAAGAGCCGTACCTCGCTGAAGGCGGCGATCCCGCTGACCGGCTGGAACGCCGACAAGACCTGGCCCGAGCTGCGGACACCGACGCTGGTGGTCGGCGCGGACGGTGACACCGTCGCGCCCGTGTCCTCCCACTCCGAGCCGTTCTACCAGTCACTGCCGAGCACCCTGGACAAGGCGTACCTGGAGCTCAACGGCGCCACCCACTTCACGCCGAACTCGTCCAACACGACGATCGCGAAGTACAGCATCTCCTGGCTGAAGCGGTTCATCGACAACGACACCCGCTACGAACAGTTCCTGTGCCCGCTGCCGAGGCCGAGCCTCACGATCGAGGAGTACCGGGGCAACTGCCCGCACGGCTCCTGA
- a CDS encoding collagenase gives MHQSRTTLRRSVVAAAISVTLCATAAPAASADAPAPDRRPATASPAAPGPEAPSPFDRVDRRAKAPKPAARKLPAPGGLTEGRVPGPRTDKARVTADVPRATVGKALVPCTLDGVTGLSPAQFVDFLADPAVTADGCLRGLIWNWDRRLAPVMSAAHIQAVSQRVTQLAASHDGTNGSHLLEMFTYLHAVSYQGFSHDEVDLTDPATLAAMRRAVDAFGTAAHAFDATRSNAETLREALTAASAAGLRQYQLPLVKRVLATMDAAHPDTAQDSRWAGAALSALTLNYLGIHPGNQDTAFRAAVAADPSYRAAFKAFAGHTHLKGKPNAWVVRDAVSEYGRMGQIDALRTEIVAGLGPLLDTTARNFGDGSAPWAKVVTWLIEFEACKPYKVCRDDIERRVFPQTYVYDEGGMKVRTALDRATVDQLYYASKQVKAQFHRVVGTQEPLKGDPNASLTTVLYASRADYENYHPLLTGMGTDNGGVYIERGATFYTYQRRVPQDSSLTLEELFRHEYTHYLNGRWAVPGFFGEGPWYEGDRTTAMDEGTAEFFDGATRDDGIKVRKSLIQGIIDDTAGGGPRMSVNQLLHATYDGDGFRFYDYAGAFFEFLWTERPAQIKEMYRHLRSDDPGAFDAWRDRLGRDSGLQSAYDAFLDKQIAHVDDLFVPDTEYVPVDQLRDSTAEQVRSSFVATTGITPECRSISAPGRPRFVCTGRVTANLRDAASPDLVFKDMSETVDFFILDRAAGGDNNLTDMNCAFGEVDIWANGRAGTSHYTCEGPLRG, from the coding sequence GTGCACCAGTCCCGTACTACCCTGCGCAGATCCGTGGTCGCCGCGGCGATATCCGTGACGCTGTGCGCCACCGCCGCGCCGGCCGCCTCCGCGGACGCCCCCGCGCCCGACCGGCGCCCGGCCACCGCGTCACCCGCCGCGCCGGGACCTGAGGCGCCGAGCCCCTTCGACCGGGTCGACCGCCGCGCCAAGGCCCCGAAGCCCGCCGCCCGGAAGCTCCCGGCGCCCGGCGGACTCACCGAAGGCCGCGTCCCCGGCCCCCGTACGGACAAGGCGAGGGTCACGGCCGACGTGCCCCGCGCCACGGTCGGCAAGGCGTTGGTGCCGTGCACCCTCGACGGCGTCACGGGCCTGTCGCCCGCTCAGTTCGTCGACTTCCTCGCCGATCCGGCCGTCACCGCCGACGGCTGTCTGCGGGGTCTCATCTGGAACTGGGACCGGCGCCTCGCCCCGGTCATGTCGGCCGCGCACATCCAGGCCGTCTCCCAGCGCGTCACCCAGCTCGCCGCATCCCACGACGGCACCAACGGCAGCCATCTCCTTGAGATGTTCACCTACCTGCACGCCGTCTCCTACCAGGGCTTCTCGCACGACGAGGTCGACCTCACCGACCCGGCGACCCTGGCCGCCATGCGCCGGGCCGTGGACGCCTTCGGCACGGCCGCCCACGCCTTCGACGCCACCCGCTCCAACGCCGAGACGCTCCGCGAGGCGCTCACCGCGGCCAGCGCGGCAGGGCTGCGTCAGTATCAACTCCCGCTCGTCAAGCGGGTCCTGGCGACGATGGACGCCGCTCATCCCGACACCGCCCAGGACAGCCGCTGGGCCGGCGCCGCCCTCTCCGCGCTCACCCTGAACTACCTCGGTATTCACCCCGGCAACCAGGACACCGCCTTCCGCGCCGCGGTGGCCGCCGACCCCTCCTACCGCGCGGCCTTCAAGGCGTTCGCCGGGCACACCCACCTCAAGGGCAAGCCCAACGCCTGGGTGGTGCGCGACGCAGTGAGCGAGTACGGGCGCATGGGCCAGATCGACGCCCTGCGCACCGAGATCGTCGCCGGGCTCGGCCCGCTCCTGGACACCACCGCACGCAACTTCGGTGACGGCAGCGCACCGTGGGCGAAGGTCGTCACCTGGCTGATCGAGTTCGAGGCCTGCAAGCCGTACAAGGTGTGCAGGGACGACATCGAGCGCCGCGTCTTCCCGCAGACCTACGTGTACGACGAGGGCGGAATGAAGGTCCGCACCGCCCTCGACCGCGCCACCGTCGACCAGCTCTACTACGCGAGCAAGCAGGTCAAGGCCCAGTTCCACCGCGTCGTCGGCACCCAGGAGCCACTCAAGGGCGACCCCAACGCAAGCCTGACCACGGTCCTTTACGCATCCCGCGCCGACTACGAGAACTACCATCCGCTGCTGACCGGCATGGGCACCGACAACGGCGGCGTGTACATCGAGAGGGGCGCGACCTTCTACACCTACCAGCGGCGTGTTCCCCAGGACTCCTCGCTGACGCTCGAGGAGCTGTTCCGCCACGAGTACACGCACTACCTCAACGGCCGCTGGGCGGTGCCCGGCTTCTTCGGCGAGGGGCCGTGGTACGAGGGTGACCGGACGACCGCGATGGACGAGGGCACGGCGGAGTTCTTCGACGGTGCCACGCGCGACGACGGCATCAAGGTCCGCAAGTCCCTGATCCAGGGCATCATCGACGACACCGCGGGCGGCGGACCGCGCATGAGCGTGAACCAGTTGCTGCACGCCACCTACGACGGTGACGGCTTCCGCTTCTACGACTACGCGGGTGCCTTCTTCGAGTTCCTGTGGACCGAACGCCCCGCGCAGATCAAGGAGATGTACCGCCACCTGCGCTCCGACGACCCGGGTGCCTTCGACGCGTGGCGCGACCGCCTGGGCCGGGACTCAGGGCTGCAGAGCGCCTACGACGCCTTCCTCGACAAGCAGATCGCCCACGTGGACGACCTGTTCGTGCCCGACACCGAGTACGTCCCCGTCGACCAGCTGCGTGACAGCACGGCCGAGCAGGTCCGCTCCTCGTTCGTCGCGACGACCGGCATCACGCCCGAGTGCCGCTCCATCAGCGCGCCGGGCCGCCCGCGGTTCGTGTGCACCGGCCGGGTCACCGCGAACCTCCGTGACGCGGCAAGCCCCGACCTCGTCTTCAAGGACATGTCCGAGACCGTCGACTTCTTCATCCTCGACCGGGCCGCGGGCGGCGACAACAACCTCACCGACATGAACTGCGCCTTCGGCGAGGTGGACATCTGGGCCAACGGCCGCGCCGGGACGTCGCACTACACGTGCGAGGGCCCCCTGCGCGGCTGA